Genomic segment of Thermococcus sp.:
TAAAAACCTGTTCTCAAGTCTTCCCTCAGCGACAAGCCTCTTTAATTCCTCAATCTGCTCCTTCGTCAGGCCTTCGGCCGTTGGTGATGCGATGACCTTTCCATAGTCCGGCTTGAGGATTGAGAAATCAGCTCTCATGAGCGCGACCTTAAGCCTCTCGAAGGGGTCCGTTCTGTCGCGTTTTACTTCCCCGTCTTTCTCGAAGATTGTTTCACCCAGTATGTCCCACTCCCTGAGCTCTTCAACGGGAACCTCCTCGATGAGGACGTTCCGCCTTATGAACCTGACGAGGGCCAGGAAGATCTTGAAGGCATAGAGGAACGCGAGAAGCTTTATAAAGGCGATAACAGTGCTTTCCGGCGAGAGGTATACGAGATAGGCCAGGATGAGGGCACCAATAGCGTCTCCGATTTTCCCGAGCTTGCCGAAGACCGTTATGAGAACTATCGCGAGGAGCCAGCCCGCTATGGGGTTCAACTGGAGGCCGAGACCCCTTTTGAGGATAACCCGAACACCAATGGCCCCCATAATCCAGAGGGAAAGCTCGAGGGTAAGGCCCGCTCCGGAGACGAATATCTCCTTGAGCTCAGAGAAGCGCTTCCTAAGGAGTATAATGCCGAAGGCGTAGAGGAATATGAACG
This window contains:
- a CDS encoding A24 family peptidase C-terminal domain-containing protein, with the translated sequence MEVVPLLAGLVMGFVTSYTDLKTGFIFDNHVSVLLALIGKLLGWDEGEEEVNLPGWLVKLPVPAVEIGILYYLYKGLSEGNLLVALSGIIALFVGLALGLFLFYIGAWASGDAIILAGFSALLPYPPDTAKITAPYYVHYPLYPVAILLNSLIAVFPFIFLYAFGIILLRKRFSELKEIFVSGAGLTLELSLWIMGAIGVRVILKRGLGLQLNPIAGWLLAIVLITVFGKLGKIGDAIGALILAYLVYLSPESTVIAFIKLLAFLYAFKIFLALVRFIRRNVLIEEVPVEELREWDILGETIFEKDGEVKRDRTDPFERLKVALMRADFSILKPDYGKVIASPTAEGLTKEQIEELKRLVAEGRLENRFLRKKAMPFAPAIFLGFLISYFIGDIFWWLELKLMGL